In the genome of Candidatus Paceibacterota bacterium, one region contains:
- the rpoC gene encoding DNA-directed RNA polymerase subunit beta': protein MKEPQNDFNAMTIALASPEVMRTWSYGEVTKPETINYRTQRSERGGLFDERIFGPEKDFECYCGKYKGIRYRGIVCEKCGVEITRSVVRRERMGHIELAAPVSHIWFLRGVPSRIGLLLNTPMADIERVIYFAAYMITSVSETEKKGLLDELDREYKSRVKSLSDQRAKDRIKEALTVAKKEIESLAVGLVMDELTYHKFSLKYSSAFEAAIGAEAIYDLFKKLNVAEYKEAVELRLEKANATDRPKLFKRLSLIKAMLRSGVRPEWMFLTVLPVIPPGVRPMVALEGGRHATSDVNDLYRRVINRNNRLKKLLEIDAPEVILRNEKRILQEAVDALIDNSIRHNTASQAASPARKRELKSLADMLKGKGGLFRQNLLGKRVDYSGRSVIVVGPDLKLHQCGLPKHMALELFRPFVIAKLIEQGLAFNIRGANRLIDDGIPEVWANLEEVIKGKYVLLNRAPTLHRLGIQAFQPILIEGNAIQVHPLVTPAFNADFDGDQMAVHVPLSDEAQAEARELMASNKNLLKPGSGDPVVNPSQDIVLGCYWMTKIINGDKGEGKIFPSPNSAITAYDFNVVGFRAKVTVMPSTSPKYAIFGGKPFETTPGRLLFNSVLPKDFPYINKEITKKDLSNLVDDLLTKYGVDATPDVLDKVKAFGYKYVTKSGITWSLSDVNVPPEKDAILAEAYRNEKEVFAHYNDGLLSIEEKYDAVITIWREVENAIQRVVPAGLPKDGPVVDMITSGARGSINQVTKMVGMKGLTQGPSGRIIDFPMIPSLKEGLTPLEYFLSTHGSRKGMTDTALNTAKAGYLTRRLVDVAQDFIVAEKDCNDRSGIALSKENAGGIEIPLSRLLRGRVAAKDIVTPDGTVVFKKGTLMGRDEAIAADKAGVLTANVRSPLTCKVLRGVCQQCYGMDLGRGRIVALGETVGIVAAQAIGEPGTQLTMRTFHAGGAVGEDITMGLPRVEDVFERQSPKAEAAVAKFDGVVAEIRRGDKEDLVIVVVGEGGKKGKNEAEHSVSYRRQPKVKVGDTVVAGQIMTDGYADIETLFKYGGKMAAERYIISEINRIYETQGVSTSRKHLEIMVRQMFSRMRVRQPGDTRFSPSDTVEEAELVDENNAVIAKGGEPAVAERIVLGITDIALTKESFLSAASFQSTSRVLIQAAVEGATDHLRGLKENVILGRLIPAGTGFWSNEIEPVVAEEAVAEEAL from the coding sequence ATGAAAGAACCACAAAACGATTTCAATGCGATGACCATTGCGCTCGCTTCTCCTGAAGTGATGCGTACGTGGTCCTATGGTGAGGTGACAAAGCCAGAGACCATCAACTACCGCACGCAGCGTTCTGAGCGCGGAGGTCTCTTTGATGAACGTATCTTCGGACCTGAGAAGGATTTCGAATGTTACTGCGGAAAGTACAAGGGCATCCGCTATCGCGGTATTGTCTGTGAGAAGTGTGGTGTTGAGATCACTCGTTCTGTCGTGCGCCGTGAGCGCATGGGACACATCGAGCTTGCAGCCCCAGTTTCGCACATTTGGTTTTTGCGCGGTGTGCCAAGTCGTATCGGGCTATTGCTCAATACGCCAATGGCAGATATCGAGCGCGTCATCTACTTCGCTGCCTACATGATCACTTCTGTGTCAGAGACAGAGAAGAAAGGATTGCTTGATGAGCTTGATCGTGAGTATAAGTCTCGCGTGAAGAGCCTCAGTGACCAGCGTGCAAAGGATCGCATCAAGGAGGCACTCACCGTTGCAAAGAAGGAGATCGAGTCACTTGCGGTAGGTCTCGTCATGGACGAGCTTACTTACCATAAGTTCTCACTCAAGTATTCTTCAGCATTTGAGGCAGCAATCGGTGCAGAAGCAATCTATGATCTCTTCAAGAAGCTTAATGTTGCAGAGTACAAGGAAGCTGTGGAACTTCGCCTTGAAAAGGCAAACGCAACTGATCGTCCAAAACTCTTTAAGCGTCTTTCGCTTATCAAGGCTATGCTCCGCTCAGGAGTACGCCCAGAGTGGATGTTCCTTACGGTACTTCCAGTGATTCCTCCAGGAGTGCGCCCAATGGTCGCACTTGAAGGTGGACGTCATGCAACGAGTGATGTGAACGATCTCTATCGTCGTGTCATTAACCGCAATAACCGTCTCAAGAAACTTCTTGAGATTGATGCACCTGAGGTCATTCTCCGCAACGAGAAGCGTATTCTCCAGGAAGCAGTCGATGCACTTATCGACAACTCGATTCGTCACAACACTGCAAGTCAGGCTGCGAGCCCTGCACGTAAGCGTGAGCTCAAGAGCCTCGCTGATATGCTTAAGGGTAAGGGTGGACTCTTCCGTCAGAACCTTCTCGGAAAGCGTGTCGACTACTCAGGTCGCTCGGTTATTGTCGTCGGTCCAGATTTGAAGCTCCACCAGTGTGGACTTCCAAAGCACATGGCACTTGAGCTCTTCCGCCCATTTGTCATTGCAAAGCTCATCGAACAGGGTCTTGCCTTCAACATCCGCGGTGCAAATCGTCTCATTGACGATGGTATCCCAGAGGTATGGGCAAATCTCGAAGAGGTGATTAAGGGTAAGTACGTGCTCCTCAATCGTGCACCAACACTCCACCGCCTTGGTATTCAGGCCTTCCAGCCAATCCTTATCGAAGGTAATGCTATCCAGGTCCACCCACTCGTTACGCCAGCCTTTAACGCTGACTTTGATGGAGACCAAATGGCTGTTCACGTTCCTCTTTCAGATGAGGCACAGGCAGAAGCTCGTGAGCTCATGGCATCGAATAAGAATCTCTTGAAGCCAGGTTCTGGTGATCCAGTCGTGAATCCATCACAGGACATCGTTCTTGGTTGTTACTGGATGACAAAGATCATCAATGGTGACAAGGGTGAGGGAAAGATTTTTCCATCTCCAAACTCAGCGATTACTGCATATGACTTCAATGTTGTAGGTTTCCGTGCAAAGGTTACGGTCATGCCATCAACAAGTCCTAAGTATGCAATCTTTGGTGGAAAGCCATTCGAAACGACTCCAGGACGCTTGCTCTTCAACTCAGTCTTGCCAAAGGATTTCCCTTATATCAATAAGGAGATCACAAAGAAGGACCTTTCAAATCTCGTGGATGACCTCCTTACGAAGTACGGCGTGGACGCAACTCCAGACGTACTCGACAAGGTGAAGGCATTCGGATACAAGTACGTCACTAAGTCAGGTATTACCTGGTCACTTTCTGACGTGAACGTTCCACCAGAGAAGGATGCGATCCTTGCAGAGGCATACCGCAATGAGAAGGAAGTGTTTGCTCACTACAATGACGGTTTGCTCTCTATCGAAGAGAAGTATGATGCCGTCATTACGATTTGGCGCGAAGTCGAAAATGCGATTCAGCGCGTGGTGCCAGCCGGACTTCCAAAGGATGGTCCAGTTGTCGACATGATTACCTCGGGTGCTCGTGGTTCTATTAACCAGGTGACGAAGATGGTCGGTATGAAGGGACTCACACAAGGACCATCGGGCCGCATCATTGACTTCCCGATGATCCCGTCACTCAAGGAGGGTCTTACTCCACTCGAGTACTTCCTCTCAACGCACGGTTCACGTAAGGGTATGACCGATACCGCGCTTAATACCGCAAAGGCCGGTTACCTCACTCGTCGTCTCGTTGATGTTGCACAGGACTTCATCGTTGCCGAAAAGGATTGTAACGATCGTTCAGGTATTGCACTTTCGAAGGAGAATGCAGGTGGTATTGAAATCCCACTTTCACGCCTCCTCCGTGGTCGCGTTGCCGCAAAGGACATTGTCACACCAGACGGCACGGTAGTGTTTAAGAAGGGTACACTTATGGGTCGCGACGAAGCTATTGCCGCAGACAAGGCTGGTGTACTTACTGCAAACGTACGTTCACCACTCACCTGTAAGGTGCTCCGTGGCGTATGTCAGCAGTGTTACGGAATGGACCTCGGTCGTGGACGCATTGTTGCGCTCGGTGAGACTGTAGGTATCGTCGCCGCACAGGCTATCGGTGAGCCAGGAACGCAGCTTACAATGCGTACGTTCCATGCCGGTGGTGCAGTTGGTGAGGACATTACGATGGGTCTCCCTCGCGTTGAAGACGTTTTCGAGCGCCAGTCTCCAAAGGCTGAAGCCGCAGTTGCAAAGTTCGACGGTGTTGTTGCGGAAATTCGCCGCGGTGACAAGGAGGACCTCGTGATCGTTGTCGTTGGTGAGGGTGGTAAGAAGGGTAAGAATGAAGCTGAGCACTCAGTTTCATATCGCCGTCAGCCAAAGGTAAAGGTTGGAGATACAGTGGTCGCAGGTCAGATCATGACCGACGGTTACGCTGATATCGAAACACTTTTCAAGTATGGTGGCAAGATGGCCGCAGAGCGTTACATCATTTCTGAGATCAATCGTATTTACGAGACACAAGGTGTTTCAACTTCACGTAAGCATCTCGAAATCATGGTGCGCCAGATGTTCTCACGCATGCGCGTGCGTCAGCCTGGTGATACGCGTTTCTCTCCAAGTGATACTGTCGAAGAGGCAGAGCTTGTCGATGAGAACAATGCAGTCATCGCCAAGGGTGGCGAGCCCGCAGTTGCTGAGCGCATCGTGCTCGGTATTACTGACATCGCTCTCACGAAGGAGTCATTCCTTTCTGCAGCATCGTTCCAGAGCACTTCACGCGTCCTTATTCAGGCCGCAGTCGAAGGAGCTACGGATCATCTCCGCGGACTCAAGGAGAACGTTATCCTCGGCCGTCTTATTCCTGCA
- a CDS encoding DNA-directed RNA polymerase subunit beta — protein MEKLNKKHFGLYRAPLVEAPDLVAAQKESYQWLITDGLKEIFAEFSPIQDYSKKKFDLEFTGFELLPPRFDEHYARENKISLETPLRAEVKLSNKQLGIEKTQEIFMADFPVMTVRGTFIVNGVERVVVPQLARSYGIFFTAQELKTGRFFGAKIIPSRGAWIELETDADEVIWAKIDRKRKFPVTALLRIFAQTKNDEQLIELFKGNPDAKRAIEKTLAKDPAKSLEDSYVEIYRKIRDGDVTTTTNAAELIGALFQRERYDLSTVGRFRFNKRFNLGMDEKATAQRVLTIEDLVLTLSHVAELNHTPNAREDDIDHLGSRRVRYVGEMLQAKLRVGMTQMKRNIQDRMSTAESDTTLPVNFVSPRPLQARLKEFFTTNQLSQLLGQANILDEVEQLRTCSAMGPGGLTKERAGLEVRDVHSSHYGRLCPVHTPEGQNIGLVLRFSTYARTNEFGVIETPYAKVVKGKITNEIVYMNALEEERVTIAHAAVPYDDTGKITASRIEARVAGIPSIVDSKQVDYIDVSTNQAFSVATSSIPFLEHNDANRALMGSNMQKQATPLIAPEAPIVATGIEGRIARDSGRVVLADRDGVIKAVDARHIVVKDTKGNEVDMPLMNFLMTNDAGCFHQRPIVQVGDKVKKGDVLADTSTSDKGEMALGQNLMVAFMSWGGSNYEDAIILNERLVREQYLTSIHIEKFIVNVRDTKLGPESTTPDIPNVGEAKLKDLDHEGIVRIGAEVRSGDILVGKITPKGEALLTPEERLLRSIFGEKARDVKDTSLRMEHGKRGRVIGVKVFSREKGDALESGVIKRIYIEVAQLRNISVGDKLAGRHGNKGVISKILPQEEMPYMDDGRPVDVILTPLGVPSRMNLGQIFELHLGMAAKKLGYQAITPSFLGVQEEEIQAELVKAGFRPDGKQMLRDGRTGEYFEQAVSVGYMYILKLHHMVEDKIHMRSIGPYSLITQQPLGGRAQGGGQRFGEMEVWALQGYGAAHILREMLTYKSDDILGRSAVFDSIVRGKEIKEPGLPATFHVLLATLRGLSLDVQLKQRIGEEETIYRAPSLAASDTQNN, from the coding sequence ATGGAGAAGTTGAATAAGAAGCATTTTGGTTTGTACCGTGCACCACTCGTGGAAGCTCCCGATCTGGTTGCGGCACAAAAAGAATCGTATCAGTGGCTGATCACTGACGGCTTGAAGGAGATCTTCGCCGAGTTCAGTCCAATACAGGATTATTCGAAGAAGAAGTTCGATCTCGAATTCACGGGGTTTGAACTTTTGCCACCTCGCTTTGATGAGCATTATGCTCGTGAGAACAAGATCTCTTTGGAGACTCCACTTCGCGCGGAAGTGAAGCTTTCAAACAAGCAGCTTGGAATTGAAAAGACTCAAGAAATCTTCATGGCAGATTTTCCTGTCATGACGGTTCGCGGAACTTTCATCGTCAACGGCGTTGAGCGCGTGGTCGTCCCACAGCTCGCACGTTCATACGGTATCTTCTTTACAGCACAGGAGCTCAAGACTGGGCGTTTCTTTGGTGCAAAGATCATTCCTTCTCGTGGTGCATGGATCGAACTTGAGACCGATGCTGATGAAGTCATCTGGGCCAAGATCGACCGTAAGCGTAAGTTTCCGGTAACTGCGCTCCTCCGTATCTTCGCACAGACGAAGAATGATGAGCAGCTCATCGAGCTCTTCAAGGGCAATCCTGATGCAAAGCGTGCTATCGAAAAGACACTTGCAAAGGATCCCGCAAAGAGCCTCGAGGACTCATATGTCGAGATTTACCGTAAGATTCGTGACGGTGATGTGACGACAACAACAAATGCAGCCGAACTCATTGGCGCACTCTTTCAGCGTGAGCGTTACGACCTCTCAACCGTCGGACGCTTCCGCTTCAACAAGCGTTTCAATCTTGGAATGGACGAGAAGGCAACAGCGCAGCGTGTACTCACTATTGAGGACCTCGTACTCACTCTTTCTCATGTTGCAGAACTCAATCACACTCCAAATGCTCGCGAAGACGATATCGATCACCTCGGTAGCCGCCGCGTGCGTTACGTCGGAGAAATGCTTCAGGCAAAGCTCCGTGTCGGTATGACGCAGATGAAGCGAAATATTCAGGATCGTATGTCGACCGCTGAAAGCGATACGACACTTCCTGTCAATTTCGTTTCTCCTCGTCCTCTCCAGGCTCGTCTCAAGGAATTCTTCACGACCAACCAGCTCTCACAGCTTTTGGGTCAGGCAAATATCCTCGACGAAGTGGAGCAGCTCCGTACCTGTTCAGCTATGGGTCCAGGTGGACTCACTAAGGAGCGCGCAGGACTTGAGGTTCGAGACGTGCACTCATCGCACTACGGACGTCTCTGCCCAGTGCATACCCCAGAAGGACAGAACATTGGTCTCGTGCTTCGCTTCTCAACATACGCTCGTACAAACGAATTCGGTGTTATCGAAACCCCATACGCAAAGGTCGTAAAGGGTAAGATTACCAATGAGATCGTCTATATGAACGCACTTGAGGAAGAGCGTGTGACGATTGCTCACGCCGCAGTTCCTTATGATGATACCGGCAAGATTACTGCAAGTCGTATCGAGGCTCGCGTTGCAGGTATTCCATCGATCGTCGACTCAAAGCAGGTCGACTATATCGACGTGTCAACGAACCAGGCATTTTCTGTCGCTACATCATCGATTCCTTTCCTGGAACACAATGACGCGAACCGTGCACTCATGGGTTCAAACATGCAGAAGCAGGCAACACCACTCATCGCGCCAGAAGCACCTATCGTTGCTACAGGTATCGAGGGTCGTATCGCTCGCGACTCAGGTCGTGTCGTACTCGCTGACCGTGATGGAGTCATCAAGGCAGTCGACGCACGTCACATTGTTGTGAAGGACACAAAGGGAAATGAAGTGGACATGCCACTCATGAACTTCCTCATGACTAACGACGCAGGTTGTTTCCATCAGCGTCCTATCGTCCAGGTGGGCGACAAGGTGAAGAAGGGAGATGTGCTTGCAGATACTTCAACATCAGATAAGGGAGAGATGGCTCTTGGACAGAACCTCATGGTTGCGTTCATGAGTTGGGGTGGTAGCAACTACGAGGACGCCATCATTTTGAATGAGCGCCTTGTACGTGAGCAGTACCTCACCTCTATCCATATTGAGAAGTTCATCGTCAACGTGCGCGACACGAAGCTTGGACCCGAGTCAACAACACCTGACATCCCAAATGTCGGTGAAGCAAAGCTGAAGGATCTCGACCATGAAGGTATCGTACGTATCGGCGCAGAAGTGCGCTCAGGCGATATTCTCGTCGGTAAGATTACTCCAAAGGGTGAGGCACTCCTCACTCCAGAAGAGCGTCTCCTCCGTTCGATCTTCGGTGAGAAGGCACGTGATGTGAAGGATACTTCACTCCGCATGGAACATGGCAAGCGTGGACGCGTTATCGGTGTGAAGGTCTTCTCTCGCGAGAAGGGTGACGCACTCGAGAGCGGTGTCATCAAGCGTATCTATATCGAGGTCGCTCAGCTTCGTAACATCTCTGTGGGTGATAAGCTCGCAGGTCGTCACGGAAACAAGGGTGTTATCTCAAAGATTCTTCCACAGGAGGAAATGCCATACATGGATGACGGTCGTCCTGTCGATGTGATTCTTACACCACTCGGTGTGCCATCACGTATGAACCTCGGACAAATTTTCGAACTCCATCTTGGAATGGCCGCCAAGAAGCTTGGCTACCAGGCTATTACGCCATCATTCCTTGGTGTACAGGAAGAAGAAATTCAGGCAGAGCTCGTGAAAGCAGGCTTCCGTCCAGACGGTAAGCAGATGCTTCGCGATGGACGCACGGGAGAATACTTCGAACAGGCAGTTTCTGTCGGCTACATGTACATCTTGAAGCTTCACCACATGGTCGAAGACAAGATCCACATGCGCTCGATTGGACCCTACTCACTCATCACCCAGCAGCCACTTGGTGGTCGTGCACAGGGCGGTGGACAGCGTTTTGGAGAAATGGAAGTGTGGGCACTCCAGGGATATGGCGCAGCGCATATCCTTCGCGAAATGCTCACCTACAAGTCGGACGATATCCTCGGACGTTCTGCAGTATTCGACTCGATTGTGCGCGGAAAGGAGATTAAGGAACCAGGTTTGCCTGCAACCTTCCATGTCCTTCTTGCAACACTCCGTGGTCTTTCACTCGACGTGCAGCTCAAGCAGCGCATCGGTGAAGAGGAGACGATTTATCGCGCTCCGTCACTTGCAGCCTCAGACACACAGAATAATTAA